A window of Taeniopygia guttata chromosome 14, bTaeGut7.mat, whole genome shotgun sequence contains these coding sequences:
- the ANKS3 gene encoding ankyrin repeat and SAM domain-containing protein 3 isoform X1, which translates to MFGNGRVAAALAAAGLASVYWNPRVLYSKRKLPAKSFQQQLFFRAEESIKVEGRMSELSDEASESELLSRSLSMWHGVGPVLCREELDVPLDLHTASSVGQYQVVQECIQRGDLDLNQRNCGGWTPLMYASYIGHDNIVHLLLEAGVNVNIPTPEGQTPLMLASSCGNESVAYFLLQQGAELEMKDIHGWTALFHCTSAGHQQMVKFLLENGANANCKEPVYGYTPLMEAAASGHEIIVQYLLNHGVKADVRDNTGATARTLAMKYGHTKIVGLIDLHAAPVPKVFCRGPGNYEELSSSDESYSAPQRQRPARRTKGPSIHEGPQALAKITAIGMGRWKQSCYEQVPPQGYVTFNDASCASGVIRNRDVTSPINELDVDSSSSREDSALSSNSLGTIRSSSSSSECLIRIPGVSSEGSLESNEDSDHTNSPPSRKQAKSFKGKTRYSNSDSQWSHCLGKTGGCCQHLVLPEPPAYTGPQDLATFLEEIGCLKYLQVFEEQDVDLRIFLTLTESDLKEIGITLFGPKRKMTSAIARWHSSARPPSDALELAYADRLEAEMQELAIQLHKRCEEVQVMKGQVCQEQKLRAVAESCLMERDETWNAIQCQLREAQAITKDAGVLLDQIKSCQAELSSRLAPEQAGEGAPDTREQRGTGESRRPGERPVLEGWPPSLKSLSLPELSAVLEECVGEMGKALQTVTQNLQKLQALGQSGQSWPKP; encoded by the exons ATGTTCGGTAACGGCCGTGTGGCGGccgctctggcagccgctggGCTCGCCTCAG tgtaTTGGAATCCCAGAGTTCTCTACAGCAAGAGAAAACTTCCAGCAAAGTCTTTTCAGCAGCAGTTATTTTTTCGGGCTGAGGAGTCAATCAAAGTTGAG GGCAGGATGTCGGAGCTGAGCGACGAGGCCAGCGAGTCGGAGCTGCTGAGCCGCAGCCTCTCCATGTGGCACGGGGTGGGGCCCGTGCTGTGCCGGGAGGAGCTGGACGTGCCCCTGGACCTGCACACCGCCTCTTCTGTCGGGCAGTACCAAGTGGTGCAGGAGTGCATCCAGCg TGGAGACCTGGATTTGAACCAGAGGAACTGTGGGGGCTGGACCCCACTCATGTACGCTTCCTACATTGGCCATGACAACATCGTGCACctgctgctggaagcaggagTGAACGTGAACATCCCCACCCCAGAAGGCCAGACTCCCCTCATGCTGGCCTCCAGCTGTGGCAATGAGAGTGTTGCTTACTTCCTTCTACAG caaggggcagagctggagatgAAGGACATCCATGGCTGGACTGCCTTGTTCCACTGCACCAGCGCTGGGCACCAGCAGATGGTCAAGTTCTTACTGGAGAATGGGGCAAATGCCAACTGCAA GGAGCCAGTGTATGGATACACACCTCTGATGGAAGCAGCTGCTTCTGGCCATGAGATAATTGTTCAGTACCTTCTCAATCAT GGAGTGAAGGCAGATGTCAGAGATAACACTGGAGCCACAGCACGGACCCTGGCCATGAAGTATGGCCACACCAAGATTGTGGGGCTGATAGATTTGCatgcagccccagtgcccaaGGTCTTCTGCAGAGGTCCAG GCAACTATGAGGAGCTGAGTTCTTCAGATGAATCATATTCTGCTCCCCAGAGACAGAGACCTGCTCGTAGGACCAAGGGTCCCAGCATCCATGAGGGGCCCCAGGCCTTGGCCAAGATCACAGCAATTGGCATGGGGAGATGGAAGCAGTCTTGCTATG AGCAGGTGCCCCCTCAGGGCTATGTCACCTTCAATGATGCCAGCTGTGCGTCAGGTGTCATCCGGAACAGGGACGTCACCTCCCCGATCAACGAGCTGGAcgtggacagcagcagcagcaggg AGGATAGCGCTTTGTCCAGCAACAGCCTGGGAACcatcaggagcagcagcagcagcagtgaatgCCTAATTAGAATCCCGGGAGTCAGCAGTGAAGGCTCCTTGGAAAGCAATGag gacTCTGATCACACCAACAGCCCCCCGAGTCGGAAACAAGCCAAGAGCTTTAAGGGCAAGACCCGCTACAGCAACAGTGACAGCCAGTGGAGCCACTGCCTGGGGAAGAccgggggctgctgccagcacctggTCCTTCCTGAGCCCCCGGCCTACACAGGGCCCCAG GATCTGGCAACATTCCTTGAGGAGATTGGGTGCCTGAAGTACCTGCAGGTGTTTGAGGAGCAAGATGTGGACCTCCGGATCTTCCTGACCCTGACAGAGAGTGACCTGAAGGAAATAGGCATCAC GCTGTTTGGCCCCAAGAGGAAGATGACCTCGGCCATCGCgcgctggcacagcagcgcccGCCCGCCCAGCGACGCGCTGGAGTTGGCCTACGCTGATCGACTGGAGGCAGAGATGCAGGAATTGGCCATCCAGCTGCACAAG AGGTGTGAAGAGGTGCAGGTGATGAAGGgccaggtgtgccaggagcagaaGCTGCGTGCAGTGGCCGAGAGCTGTTTGATGGAGCGGGATGAGACCTGGAATGCCATCCAGTGCCAGCTCAGAGAGGCTCAGGCCATCACCAAGGATGCTGGAGTCCTGCTGGATCAGATCAA gagctgccaggcagagctgtcATCCCGGCTGGCCCCGGAGCAGGCGGGCGAGGGAGCGCCGGACACGCGGGAGCAGCGCGGCACCGGGGAGAGCCGGCGGCCCGGGGAGCGCCCAG
- the ANKS3 gene encoding ankyrin repeat and SAM domain-containing protein 3 isoform X2, which produces MSELSDEASESELLSRSLSMWHGVGPVLCREELDVPLDLHTASSVGQYQVVQECIQRGDLDLNQRNCGGWTPLMYASYIGHDNIVHLLLEAGVNVNIPTPEGQTPLMLASSCGNESVAYFLLQQGAELEMKDIHGWTALFHCTSAGHQQMVKFLLENGANANCKEPVYGYTPLMEAAASGHEIIVQYLLNHGVKADVRDNTGATARTLAMKYGHTKIVGLIDLHAAPVPKVFCRGPGNYEELSSSDESYSAPQRQRPARRTKGPSIHEGPQALAKITAIGMGRWKQSCYEQVPPQGYVTFNDASCASGVIRNRDVTSPINELDVDSSSSREDSALSSNSLGTIRSSSSSSECLIRIPGVSSEGSLESNEDSDHTNSPPSRKQAKSFKGKTRYSNSDSQWSHCLGKTGGCCQHLVLPEPPAYTGPQDLATFLEEIGCLKYLQVFEEQDVDLRIFLTLTESDLKEIGITLFGPKRKMTSAIARWHSSARPPSDALELAYADRLEAEMQELAIQLHKRCEEVQVMKGQVCQEQKLRAVAESCLMERDETWNAIQCQLREAQAITKDAGVLLDQIKSCQAELSSRLAPEQAGEGAPDTREQRGTGESRRPGERPVLEGWPPSLKSLSLPELSAVLEECVGEMGKALQTVTQNLQKLQALGQSGQSWPKP; this is translated from the exons ATGTCGGAGCTGAGCGACGAGGCCAGCGAGTCGGAGCTGCTGAGCCGCAGCCTCTCCATGTGGCACGGGGTGGGGCCCGTGCTGTGCCGGGAGGAGCTGGACGTGCCCCTGGACCTGCACACCGCCTCTTCTGTCGGGCAGTACCAAGTGGTGCAGGAGTGCATCCAGCg TGGAGACCTGGATTTGAACCAGAGGAACTGTGGGGGCTGGACCCCACTCATGTACGCTTCCTACATTGGCCATGACAACATCGTGCACctgctgctggaagcaggagTGAACGTGAACATCCCCACCCCAGAAGGCCAGACTCCCCTCATGCTGGCCTCCAGCTGTGGCAATGAGAGTGTTGCTTACTTCCTTCTACAG caaggggcagagctggagatgAAGGACATCCATGGCTGGACTGCCTTGTTCCACTGCACCAGCGCTGGGCACCAGCAGATGGTCAAGTTCTTACTGGAGAATGGGGCAAATGCCAACTGCAA GGAGCCAGTGTATGGATACACACCTCTGATGGAAGCAGCTGCTTCTGGCCATGAGATAATTGTTCAGTACCTTCTCAATCAT GGAGTGAAGGCAGATGTCAGAGATAACACTGGAGCCACAGCACGGACCCTGGCCATGAAGTATGGCCACACCAAGATTGTGGGGCTGATAGATTTGCatgcagccccagtgcccaaGGTCTTCTGCAGAGGTCCAG GCAACTATGAGGAGCTGAGTTCTTCAGATGAATCATATTCTGCTCCCCAGAGACAGAGACCTGCTCGTAGGACCAAGGGTCCCAGCATCCATGAGGGGCCCCAGGCCTTGGCCAAGATCACAGCAATTGGCATGGGGAGATGGAAGCAGTCTTGCTATG AGCAGGTGCCCCCTCAGGGCTATGTCACCTTCAATGATGCCAGCTGTGCGTCAGGTGTCATCCGGAACAGGGACGTCACCTCCCCGATCAACGAGCTGGAcgtggacagcagcagcagcaggg AGGATAGCGCTTTGTCCAGCAACAGCCTGGGAACcatcaggagcagcagcagcagcagtgaatgCCTAATTAGAATCCCGGGAGTCAGCAGTGAAGGCTCCTTGGAAAGCAATGag gacTCTGATCACACCAACAGCCCCCCGAGTCGGAAACAAGCCAAGAGCTTTAAGGGCAAGACCCGCTACAGCAACAGTGACAGCCAGTGGAGCCACTGCCTGGGGAAGAccgggggctgctgccagcacctggTCCTTCCTGAGCCCCCGGCCTACACAGGGCCCCAG GATCTGGCAACATTCCTTGAGGAGATTGGGTGCCTGAAGTACCTGCAGGTGTTTGAGGAGCAAGATGTGGACCTCCGGATCTTCCTGACCCTGACAGAGAGTGACCTGAAGGAAATAGGCATCAC GCTGTTTGGCCCCAAGAGGAAGATGACCTCGGCCATCGCgcgctggcacagcagcgcccGCCCGCCCAGCGACGCGCTGGAGTTGGCCTACGCTGATCGACTGGAGGCAGAGATGCAGGAATTGGCCATCCAGCTGCACAAG AGGTGTGAAGAGGTGCAGGTGATGAAGGgccaggtgtgccaggagcagaaGCTGCGTGCAGTGGCCGAGAGCTGTTTGATGGAGCGGGATGAGACCTGGAATGCCATCCAGTGCCAGCTCAGAGAGGCTCAGGCCATCACCAAGGATGCTGGAGTCCTGCTGGATCAGATCAA gagctgccaggcagagctgtcATCCCGGCTGGCCCCGGAGCAGGCGGGCGAGGGAGCGCCGGACACGCGGGAGCAGCGCGGCACCGGGGAGAGCCGGCGGCCCGGGGAGCGCCCAG